Genomic window (Daucus carota subsp. sativus chromosome 5, DH1 v3.0, whole genome shotgun sequence):
AAATAGTGCATAGGAAGAACTGAACTTATTTCAGCATGATACCTATAAACCAGTGTGATGTTTTTTTCGTCTGAAATGCAACTAAAAAGTGTATTGGCAAGGGAAGTGCATACTGATGGGGGCAAACAAGTTTTAAAATCATAGCCCTGCAAAATACACATAAGGGCAACACGAAGACTTTCTTACCTTGAGGCCAACCGCAGACTTTCTTGCTGCCTCAGCATGTGGATGCCGAGATCCTCCTAGTCGTTGTTCAAGGTGTGTTTGTACTTTAATATGCCTATATTGTTTGATTGAATGATGAAGTTATTCGAAGGGTTTGAGATAAAGTTGAGTGATTGTTATAGGAAGGGGAAGAATCAGCTTGTTGCGTCCCGGTGGAAGGCAGAGTGTGAATCTCAGAGTAGGAGATATTATCAGAGTTCCTGCAGGAACAACTACTTATCTGATCAATAGTGACAATAACGAGAAGCTTATCATAGCCAAGCTCATCCAGCCTATCTCCACGCCAGGCGAATTCGAGGTACTTATATATGATCAGCAAAGAAGCTCCTGTTAAGTCATGAAAATTAAGCTTGTTTGAGACTATTTCTGATTGTTTACCTTGTTTGTAATGTTAGCCGTTCTTTGGAGTTGGAGCGAAAAATCCAGAGTCCTTCCTCAGGGCTTTCAGCGCTGAGATACTGGAAGCCGCATTAAAAGTGAGCCTCCTAACATGGAAGTTTAGTACTAATAGTTTTTCTTCGTTTTTAAAGTATTAACATGGGATTCATTTGGTTTTAATTTGGAATATTGGAAAAGAGGGACAAGTTTCAGAGGTTGCTTGATGCACAGAAGGGTGATTTTATTGTGAAGGCTTCGGAAGAGCAGATCAGGGCTCTAGACAAGAAAGACGAGGTAGGAGGTAAAGGCATATGGCCTTTGCCTTTTGGTGGTGGTGAATCAGAGAAcaagattaatattttaaggCAAAATCCTGTTGAATCGAATGAGTTTGGTGAGCTCCGCGAGGTTAAACCCAGTGACTTTAGGCCGCTCGAAGAATTTGATGTCACTGTTTCCTTTGCTAACATCACACAGGTATGTTCATTTCATTCTCACTGGATATGTAGACTTTTATTAATGTATTATTTGTGTGGTCTCGATTGATGTGTTTGTTCAGGGAGGCATGTCAACTATCTTCTTCAATTCCAAGGCAATTAAGATCTCTGTGGTGACGAATGGAGCTGGGGAACTTCAGATGGCATGTCCGCACTTGGCACAGGAACAGGGCCAAGGACAGCAAGGCCATGGTGGCTCTCAGGAGGGCCAAGGACAACAAGGCCGTGGAGGCTCACAGGAGCAGGAGCAGGGCCAAGGAGGCCGTGGTGGCTCCCAGGAGGGACAAGGACAACAAGGGCGTGGAGGCTCCCAGGAGCAGGAGCAGGGCCAGGGCCAAGGAAGCCGCGGTGGTTCACAGCAGCAAAGCTATGTGTGGTGTTCGTAACCCCTCCCGGCCACCCTCTAACTTTGGTAGCTTCCAACAACCAGAATCTTGAGGTTCTCTGCTTCGAGATCAACGCTAGAAACAATGGGAGAATTGCTCTTGCAGGTAATCAAGTGATTAcgaaattgtttaaaattgttcCTATATGTTTGATAAAACAGCTAACAAACTTCATTATAATTTCAGGGCAAGACAACATATTCCAACAGATGGAGAAGGTTGCAAAGGAGCTGGCTTTCAACAGACCATCTCAAGAAGTGGATGAGATATTAAGGGCAAACAAGAAGAAATGGTTCTTCAAGGGTCCTAACCAGCAGCAACCAGGCTGCGCCTACGAGTGAAGGAGAAGCTAGCAACATCAATGGAGTAACGGGCGATGCATCAGTAGCAGGGCTAC
Coding sequences:
- the LOC135152873 gene encoding vicilin Cor a 11.0101-like — protein: MVYIEKAIFKDISYEVILQLVFIIPQSLCYSFQWQTKRFDAEQVHQELPTEVPSEPRGARYRACQQHCESTELQHRPECRQQCIDKYKKERKDDNPYAFEEQHFTTLIESQHGSLRILQKFLDHSKLLSGINSFRFGFLEVGPHALLVPSHLDADLLNVILRGRGRISLLRPGGRQSVNLRVGDIIRVPAGTTTYLINSDNNEKLIIAKLIQPISTPGEFEPFFGVGAKNPESFLRAFSAEILEAALKRDKFQRLLDAQKGDFIVKASEEQIRALDKKDEVGGKGIWPLPFGGGESENKINILRQNPVESNEFGELREVKPSDFRPLEEFDVTVSFANITQGGMSTIFFNSKAIKISVVTNGAGELQMACPHLAQEQGQGQQGHGGSQEGQGQQGRGGSQEQEQGQGGRGGSQEGQGQQGRGGSQEQEQGQGQGSRGASNNQNLEVLCFEINARNNGRIALAGQDNIFQQMEKVAKELAFNRPSQEVDEILRANKKKWFFKGPNQQQPGCAYE